The genome window GACCGCGCCCTCGACTGAGCAACCGCCGACGCCCCAGCGGTCCGCGCAGGCCACGATCACCAGCAGGCCTCTGCCGGACTCCGCGTCCGTCGCGACCGGGTCGGGGACGCGCGGGATTCGGTCACCCCTGGCGTCGGCCACCTCGATACGGGGGCTGCCGCCGGGGCCGGGGTCGAGCCTGAGCCTCAACCGGAAGTCCCGTCCCCGTACCCGCCCGCGCAGCACCGCGCAGCTACAGCGGCAACGACGGGCCCGACTGCGTCGAGGTCGCGATACCCCTCACCGCCCCCACCGTCCACGTCCGCGACTCCAAGGACCAGCAGGGCGCACAACTCGCCTTCGCGGCACGCTCGTGGGCTGTGTTCATCGGCTCCTACTCCGGCGCATAGCGGGCCTGGAAAGCGTCGCGGGCCTCGGTGGCCCTGGCTATGCGGGGGCCGAAGAGTGCCGGGTCGGCACCGGGGCCGCGGGACAGCAGGGACAGGAAAACAACCAGGTTGGCCAAATCCTCCCAATCGTGATCCTCCGTCAGCGTGTCCTCGTCCAGCCATCGCGGCAGCGCGCACGCAAGCGCGGTCGCGCGGCGTGCCGGATCCCGTTCCCACTTCAGGAAGCGCTCCACGGCGGTGGCGGCGGGGTCGTCCACCGTGCCCGGCGCACCGCCAGCGTCCTTGGCCAGCGTCGACACGAGCACCGGAAGCCCGCCCGAGAGCCGCAGCACCTCCCTCACCACGCTTTCGTC of Streptomyces phaeolivaceus contains these proteins:
- a CDS encoding DUF397 domain-containing protein, with translation MPLTAPTVHVRDSKDQQGAQLAFAARSWAVFIGSYSGA